One region of Vibrio pelagius genomic DNA includes:
- the pyk gene encoding pyruvate kinase: protein MTAQVRKTKIVTTLGPSTDKDNILEEIIKAGANVVRMNFSHGSSEDHIQRAANVRAIAKKLGTQIAILGDLQGPKIRVSTFREGKIQLAVGDRFTLDSSLGLGEGNQESVGLDYKELPNDVDTGDILLLDDGRVQLKVTSVEGCRVHTEVIIGGPLSNNKGINKKGGGLSAEALTEKDKRDIITAAEIQVDYLAVSFPRNGEDISYARQLARDAGLEAHLVAKVERAETVSSIENMDDIILASDVVMVARGDLGVEIGDPELVGVQKQLIRRARALNRTIITATQMMESMISAPMPTRAEVMDVANAVLDGTDAVMLSGETAAGAYPVETVKSMAEVCIGAEKMADVNQSNYRIDRTFSTAEETISMATIYSANHLEGIKGVVALTESGRTALMMSRLSADMPIFALSRNEGTLNRCSLYRGVTPIYFETDKEDSFDIALSTLTCLKEKGMLKPGDLVITTQGDIMDVAGSTNCMRVLPVT, encoded by the coding sequence ATGACAGCACAAGTAAGAAAAACAAAAATCGTTACCACCTTGGGCCCATCCACAGACAAAGACAACATTCTCGAAGAGATCATCAAAGCCGGGGCTAACGTCGTTCGCATGAACTTTTCTCATGGTAGCAGCGAAGATCATATTCAACGAGCTGCCAATGTTCGCGCTATTGCCAAAAAGCTCGGTACTCAAATCGCTATTCTCGGAGACCTTCAAGGGCCAAAGATTCGAGTCTCCACCTTTAGAGAAGGAAAGATTCAACTCGCCGTTGGTGACAGATTTACGCTCGATAGTAGCCTAGGGTTAGGTGAAGGTAATCAAGAATCAGTGGGACTGGATTACAAAGAACTCCCCAATGATGTCGATACAGGCGATATCCTGTTGCTTGATGACGGTCGTGTTCAGCTCAAAGTCACTTCAGTAGAGGGTTGCCGAGTACATACCGAAGTCATCATCGGTGGCCCTTTATCTAACAATAAAGGGATCAATAAAAAAGGCGGTGGTCTCTCTGCAGAAGCGCTAACGGAAAAAGATAAACGCGACATTATTACTGCTGCAGAGATCCAAGTTGACTACCTTGCAGTTTCATTCCCTCGCAACGGTGAAGACATAAGCTACGCCAGACAACTCGCCCGAGACGCAGGCTTAGAGGCGCATTTAGTCGCTAAAGTAGAACGAGCTGAGACAGTGTCTAGCATTGAGAACATGGATGACATCATCTTAGCTTCAGATGTAGTCATGGTAGCCCGTGGAGACCTCGGAGTTGAAATTGGTGACCCTGAACTCGTTGGTGTACAAAAACAGCTTATACGTCGAGCTAGAGCGCTTAACCGTACCATCATCACTGCGACTCAGATGATGGAGTCGATGATATCAGCACCAATGCCAACACGTGCTGAGGTGATGGATGTCGCCAACGCCGTTCTTGATGGTACTGATGCAGTGATGCTATCTGGAGAAACAGCAGCGGGCGCTTACCCTGTCGAGACAGTTAAATCGATGGCTGAAGTGTGCATCGGTGCTGAGAAGATGGCCGATGTAAACCAATCTAACTACCGCATAGACCGTACTTTCTCGACGGCAGAAGAGACCATCTCGATGGCCACTATCTACTCGGCAAACCACTTGGAAGGCATTAAAGGCGTTGTCGCTCTGACCGAGTCTGGTCGCACGGCATTAATGATGTCTCGCCTCAGTGCAGACATGCCGATTTTCGCTTTGTCACGCAATGAGGGAACGCTCAACCGTTGTTCCTTGTATCGAGGTGTTACGCCTATCTATTTTGAAACGGATAAAGAGGACAGCTTTGATATCGCCCTTTCTACACTGACCTGTTTAAAAGAAAAAGGAATGCTCAAGCCTGGCGACCTGGTAATCACAACGCAAGGTGACATTATGGATGTCGCGGGCTCAACAAACTGCATGCGTGTTCTCCCTGTTACCTAA